From one Phycodurus eques isolate BA_2022a chromosome 19, UOR_Pequ_1.1, whole genome shotgun sequence genomic stretch:
- the becn1 gene encoding beclin-1 isoform X2, producing MEGSKTSSTTMQVSFVCQRCCQPLKLDTSFNVLDRVTINELIAPLVTVTPSKQADCGEGDTTTEETFAENKQDGVSRKYIPPARMMSTESANSFTLIGDASDGGTMENLSRRLKVTSNLFDIMSGQTDVDHPLCEECTDTLLDHLDTQLNITENECQNYKQCLELLSQLQVADEETLLDELQHLKEEEAALVQQLEAVEEQRAAVAQELTQSRAQAQQLETEELQYQKEYSEFKRQQLELDDELKSVDNQMRYCQIQLDRLKKTNVFNATFHIWHSGQFGTINNFRLGRLPSVPVEWNEINAAWGQTVLLLHALANKMGLRFQRYRLVPYGNHSYLESLTDKSKELPLYCSGGLRFFWDNKFDHAMVAFLDCVQQFKDEVEKGDTGFCLPYRMDVEKGKIEDTGGSGGSYSIKTQFNSEEQWTKALKFMLTNLKWGLAWVTSQFYNR from the exons ATGGAGGGCTCCAAGACATCGAGCACAACGATGCAAGTTAGCTTCGTTTGTCAGCGGTGTTGCCAGCCTCTCAAGCTGGACACGTCCTTCAATGTGTTGGACCGGGTCACCATCAACGAACTGATTG CTCCTTTGGTGACTGTCACGCCTAGCAAACAGGCAGACTGCGGTGAAGGAGACACTACAACAGAG GAGACATTTGCGGAAAACAAGCAAGATGGCGTGTCAAGGAAATACATCCCACCTGCACG GATGATGTCCACAGAGAGCGCCAACAGCTTCACGCTGATCGGCGACGCTTCCGACGGAGGCACCATGGAAAATCTAAGCCGCAGACTCAAG GTGACGAGTAACCTGTTTGACATCATGTCCGGTCAGACGGATGTGGACCACCCGTTGTGTGAGGAATGTACCGACACTCTGTTGGACCACCTGGACACACAGCTCAACATCACTGAGAATGAATGTCAAAATTACAA GCAGTGTCTGGAGCTCCTGTCGCAGCTGCAAGTGGCGGACGAGGAGACGTTGCTGGACGAGCTGCAGCATCTCAAGGAGGAAGAGGCGGCGCTGGTGCAGCAGCTGGAGGCGGTCGAGGAGCAACGGGCCGCCGTGGCCCAAGAGCTGACGCAGAGCCGGGCGCAGGCCCAGCAGCTGGAGACGGAGGAGCTGCA GTACCAGAAAGAGTACAGCGAGTTCAAACGTCAACAGCTGGAGCTGGACGACGAGCTTAAGAGCGTGGACAACCAGATGCGTTACTGCCAGATTCAACTCGATCGACTCAAGAAGACCAACGTCTTCAACGCCACCTTTCACATCTG GCACAGCGGCCAGTTCGGCACCATCAACAACTTCCGTTTGGGTCGACTTCCGAGCGTGCCCGTGGAGTGGAACGAGATCAACGCGGCCTGGGGGCAGACGGTGCTGCTACTGCACGCGCTGGCCAACAAGATGGGGCTGCGCTTCCAGAG ATATCGCCTCGTGCCCTACGGAAATCATTCCTACCTGGAGTCTCTAACAGATAAGTCAAAG gaaCTTCCGCTGTACTGTTCGGGCGGCCTGAGGTTCTTCTGGGACAATAAGTTCGACCACGCCATGGTGGCCTTCCTGGACTGCGTGCAGCAGTTCAAAGACGAGGTGGAAAAAGGCGACACCGGCTTCTGTCTTCCATACAG GATGGACGTGGAAAAGGGCAAGATCGAGGACACGGGCGGCAGCGGCGGCTCGTACTCCATCAAGACTCAGTTCAACTCAGAGGAGCAGTGGACCAAGGCGCTCAAGTTCATGCTCACCAACCTCAAATGGGGGCTGGCCTGGGTCACCTCGCAGTTCTACAACAGATAA
- the becn1 gene encoding beclin-1 isoform X1, which produces MEGSKTSSTTMQVSFVCQRCCQPLKLDTSFNVLDRVTINELIAPLVTVTPSKQADCGEGDTTTEETFAENKQDGVSRKYIPPARRMMSTESANSFTLIGDASDGGTMENLSRRLKVTSNLFDIMSGQTDVDHPLCEECTDTLLDHLDTQLNITENECQNYKQCLELLSQLQVADEETLLDELQHLKEEEAALVQQLEAVEEQRAAVAQELTQSRAQAQQLETEELQYQKEYSEFKRQQLELDDELKSVDNQMRYCQIQLDRLKKTNVFNATFHIWHSGQFGTINNFRLGRLPSVPVEWNEINAAWGQTVLLLHALANKMGLRFQRYRLVPYGNHSYLESLTDKSKELPLYCSGGLRFFWDNKFDHAMVAFLDCVQQFKDEVEKGDTGFCLPYRMDVEKGKIEDTGGSGGSYSIKTQFNSEEQWTKALKFMLTNLKWGLAWVTSQFYNR; this is translated from the exons ATGGAGGGCTCCAAGACATCGAGCACAACGATGCAAGTTAGCTTCGTTTGTCAGCGGTGTTGCCAGCCTCTCAAGCTGGACACGTCCTTCAATGTGTTGGACCGGGTCACCATCAACGAACTGATTG CTCCTTTGGTGACTGTCACGCCTAGCAAACAGGCAGACTGCGGTGAAGGAGACACTACAACAGAG GAGACATTTGCGGAAAACAAGCAAGATGGCGTGTCAAGGAAATACATCCCACCTGCACG CAGGATGATGTCCACAGAGAGCGCCAACAGCTTCACGCTGATCGGCGACGCTTCCGACGGAGGCACCATGGAAAATCTAAGCCGCAGACTCAAG GTGACGAGTAACCTGTTTGACATCATGTCCGGTCAGACGGATGTGGACCACCCGTTGTGTGAGGAATGTACCGACACTCTGTTGGACCACCTGGACACACAGCTCAACATCACTGAGAATGAATGTCAAAATTACAA GCAGTGTCTGGAGCTCCTGTCGCAGCTGCAAGTGGCGGACGAGGAGACGTTGCTGGACGAGCTGCAGCATCTCAAGGAGGAAGAGGCGGCGCTGGTGCAGCAGCTGGAGGCGGTCGAGGAGCAACGGGCCGCCGTGGCCCAAGAGCTGACGCAGAGCCGGGCGCAGGCCCAGCAGCTGGAGACGGAGGAGCTGCA GTACCAGAAAGAGTACAGCGAGTTCAAACGTCAACAGCTGGAGCTGGACGACGAGCTTAAGAGCGTGGACAACCAGATGCGTTACTGCCAGATTCAACTCGATCGACTCAAGAAGACCAACGTCTTCAACGCCACCTTTCACATCTG GCACAGCGGCCAGTTCGGCACCATCAACAACTTCCGTTTGGGTCGACTTCCGAGCGTGCCCGTGGAGTGGAACGAGATCAACGCGGCCTGGGGGCAGACGGTGCTGCTACTGCACGCGCTGGCCAACAAGATGGGGCTGCGCTTCCAGAG ATATCGCCTCGTGCCCTACGGAAATCATTCCTACCTGGAGTCTCTAACAGATAAGTCAAAG gaaCTTCCGCTGTACTGTTCGGGCGGCCTGAGGTTCTTCTGGGACAATAAGTTCGACCACGCCATGGTGGCCTTCCTGGACTGCGTGCAGCAGTTCAAAGACGAGGTGGAAAAAGGCGACACCGGCTTCTGTCTTCCATACAG GATGGACGTGGAAAAGGGCAAGATCGAGGACACGGGCGGCAGCGGCGGCTCGTACTCCATCAAGACTCAGTTCAACTCAGAGGAGCAGTGGACCAAGGCGCTCAAGTTCATGCTCACCAACCTCAAATGGGGGCTGGCCTGGGTCACCTCGCAGTTCTACAACAGATAA